The stretch of DNA GAACTTTTTTTAGTTGGAAATGTAATTGATGTTTTCAAACACCCTGATTTTTTGTCAATATTAAATATAGTTGTAACACTCATACCAAGCACAATCGTGGCTATAATAATCAAAACTTGTGGCACTACAAAGAATGATATTCCAAAGCCTATGACCATAAATGTGATTAGTAAGCTTATGATTGATGATTTAATCGTATAAAAATCTTTTAAGAGTAATCCTTTCATTTTATTTATCCCCCTTTACATACATAAGCATAATTTCATCTATACTCGCTGGAACAATCATAGTCTTAGGATATTTTTGTTCTACTTGCCGTCTATTAGAAACTAATACTTGATACTCATAATCTAGTTTTCTATATGAGATAATATCCGATTTATCTATTTCATTAAATTGTGTTGAATTGCATTTTATTATTCCATAGTTTTCCAATAATTCATCTTTGGGTTTTGAGAATAATACTTTTCCCCCATGTATGAACACTATATAATCAGCAATTTTTTCTAAATCACTAGTAATGTGAGATGAAACCAAAATTGAATGTTCTTCATCTTGAATAAAATCTAAAAACATTTCTAAAATATCATCTCGAATTATAGGGTCAAGTCCACTTGTTGCTTCGTCAAGAATAAGTAATTTTGAGTTATGAGATAAAGCAACCGCTATGGAATACTTCATGTTCATTCCTTTTGAAAATTCTTTTAGTTTTTTGTTGATAGGAAGTTCAAACTTATTTAATAGCTCAAAATACTTTTTATTATTCCATTCAGCATAAATATTTTGAAAAACTTTTCCTAGCTTTTTGGGTGTTAAATTGTCGGGATAATTACTTCCATCAAATACAACACCGATATGTTCTTTTGTTTCGGCGCTGACATCTTTCCCATTGAATACAGAAATTTTGCCTTGTTCAGTAACAATCAAACCTAAAATAGCGTTAATTGTTGTGCTTTTTCCAGCTCCATTTTCTCCAATCAATCCAACGATACTTCCTTGAGGGACAGTAAAGGAAATACTATCGAGTTTGAAATCTTTGTATTGTTTTGTTACCCCGTTAAGCTCTAAAGCATATTTTCCCATAATATCATTCCTCCTCATATAATAGTGCAAGTAAAGATTGTAATTTATCCAGCTTTATTCCGCTTACCTTTGCAATTTCAATCGCTTCTGTAAAATAATTTTCTATTTTCTTTTGCTGTTCTTCCAAATAGAAATCTTGATTTTGAACGGATACAAAGCAACCTTTTCCTGCGGTTGTTTCAATAAAACCGTCCTTTTGAAGTACATCATAAGATTTTTGAACCGTTAAAACACTAATATGCAAGGATTTTGCTAATCCTCTTATAGAGGGAAGTGCTTCGCCTGCTTTTAAATCTCCATTGATAATCATTGCCTTTATTTGTGAAGAAATTTGTTCATAAATCGGTATGCTGGCATGATTATTGATAAAAATATCCACTATATCACCGCCTTGTCTTATACTGTATTGCTAATACAAGTACAGTATAATATTATATGATACGATTGTCAATGAATTTAGGCTTGTAAACATTCAAAAACTTTGCTTACAAGCCTAATTATCATTTATCCTACAATCTTCCAGTTCTGTATTTTTTCATAACTGTTATTCTGATTGTTCCACGAACACCAAAGACGAAAATTCAAATATAATGAAATACATAGTGTTAATATTTCAGCAACGGGAACAGCCAACCATACACCTGTTATCTCAATGAACTGAGGCATTACCAACAAGCCTATCATTATAAAGCCGAATGTCCTTAAAAAAGAAATCAAAGCAGATAGCTTACCGTTAGATAATGCAGTAAAAATTGCAGATGAAAATATATTGAAGCCCGAAAAAAGAAAACTAAATACAAATATCATAAATCCGTTTATTGCAATTTTATATACCGCTTCATTTGTCCCAGTAAATAAACGTACCAAACTATTTCCATTTATAAAGGATAACGCAAAAATAAATAATGAACCTACAAAAATGAAAGAAATACAGATTTTATATATTTTCTTTAATCCGTAATAATTGTTTGCTCCAAAATTATAGCTAATAACTGGGGCAACACCCATTGAAAAACCAATAAATAATGTTGTAAGCAAAAATTGTGTATATATAATTATGGTAATAGAAGCCACACCATTTACACCTAATAAATTCATCATTGTGCGATTGAAAAAGAATGTAGTAATTGCCGTTGAAAGCTGACTAACCATTTCTGATGAACCATTTATACAACTTTCTCCAAGTACTTTAATGTCTATAATAGGTTTTACAAAAGACAATGTTCCCGATTTTTTACAAAAGACAATTAGCCCCGTAATTGCTGGTATCAAATAACCAATTCCAGTTCCCAATCCTGCACCGGCAATCCCCATGCCAAATATAGCCATGAAAAGATAATCAAATACGATATTCATTACACCAGCACTTACAGAAAGAACAAGTCCTAAAGTTGGTTTTCCTGCTGTTACAAATAAATTTTGAAATAGTACCTGCAACATACTTGCAGGTGTAAACAGTAAAATAATAGTTAAATAGTCTTTACAATATGGAAATAAAATCTTATCAGCTCCAAGAGCATATATAATTTCGTCAATAAAGATAATTCCTAGAA from Blautia sp. SC05B48 encodes:
- a CDS encoding ABC transporter ATP-binding protein, which codes for MGKYALELNGVTKQYKDFKLDSISFTVPQGSIVGLIGENGAGKSTTINAILGLIVTEQGKISVFNGKDVSAETKEHIGVVFDGSNYPDNLTPKKLGKVFQNIYAEWNNKKYFELLNKFELPINKKLKEFSKGMNMKYSIAVALSHNSKLLILDEATSGLDPIIRDDILEMFLDFIQDEEHSILVSSHITSDLEKIADYIVFIHGGKVLFSKPKDELLENYGIIKCNSTQFNEIDKSDIISYRKLDYEYQVLVSNRRQVEQKYPKTMIVPASIDEIMLMYVKGDK
- a CDS encoding GntR family transcriptional regulator — translated: MDIFINNHASIPIYEQISSQIKAMIINGDLKAGEALPSIRGLAKSLHISVLTVQKSYDVLQKDGFIETTAGKGCFVSVQNQDFYLEEQQKKIENYFTEAIEIAKVSGIKLDKLQSLLALLYEEE
- a CDS encoding MATE family efflux transporter codes for the protein MNSNPLAKDFNTGSLLKFAFPTISMMLFMGLYTIVDTIFVSRFVNTNALSAINIVCPVINLIVGLGTMIATGGSAIVARKMGAGEPKRAKQDFTLLILFGFILGVVIFILGIIFIDEIIYALGADKILFPYCKDYLTIILLFTPASMLQVLFQNLFVTAGKPTLGLVLSVSAGVMNIVFDYLFMAIFGMGIAGAGLGTGIGYLIPAITGLIVFCKKSGTLSFVKPIIDIKVLGESCINGSSEMVSQLSTAITTFFFNRTMMNLLGVNGVASITIIIYTQFLLTTLFIGFSMGVAPVISYNFGANNYYGLKKIYKICISFIFVGSLFIFALSFINGNSLVRLFTGTNEAVYKIAINGFMIFVFSFLFSGFNIFSSAIFTALSNGKLSALISFLRTFGFIMIGLLVMPQFIEITGVWLAVPVAEILTLCISLYLNFRLWCSWNNQNNSYEKIQNWKIVG